One segment of Cardiocondyla obscurior isolate alpha-2009 linkage group LG13, Cobs3.1, whole genome shotgun sequence DNA contains the following:
- the LOC139107753 gene encoding uncharacterized protein, which yields MATFLLFALGRGGSLKYEQRYNLAVPSLSRHLVPFWEYTLGQIILKSVIPLPIDINIPHKHLLESAFYGEPITADSDDDENIVLSRGNIYRLLNGDWMLCQNGCVNCEPCAVQKNPLFTWILRRTKPPLNFKATRHYFQLTLMPQANGHFYASSLWPNYYSYVTLWPEQEPGRTVKTESNIEPKNLLPENGSSELSQPRLLDQWQSKERDSNIDRREILPDNDRVAVQENASAVRTEKEESTERNHEPGNMSPRQQSTEKGVEKANQLEPRLILGTDQEGQKHLIHVVPADYPAAATFRGISLSPDRPTSPRLVAGQTTHSNNTNSDRQTYQRIFRRVFDSLNTHRRLIENFLELSAANASDRALSTSVDDMEVAESFWNNRDANRRNSFDSFDLNDALLSSLYPEDVSKARKYREYGNKYDRTELNNSRIGNETETSRGQLQTGSNFNPEEQLRGIRIKPYFMNNKYNPAVNSSVFLEKLNNYSVDTIQKSGINNGLVTHSVRQIDLNDEFIGHANNDTVESRSTAAKRENGQLFGLANQRSGDANRKFKAPFHAFRAIVTTKSPVIRSEHETLNRTAVLQITTRKTFPLIVRNQ from the exons ATGGCGACG TTTCTTCTTTTCGCTCTGGGTCGAGGCGGTTCATTGAAGTACGAGCAGCGGTACAATCTCGCGGTACCGTCGCTTTCGCGGCATCTCGTGCCGTTCTGGGAGTACACGCTAGGTCAAATTATTCTCAAATCAGTCATCCCGTTGCCAATCGATATCAATATACCCCATAAGCACCTGTTGGAATCCGCTTTCTACGGCGAACCGATCACCGCTGACTCGGACGACGATGAAAATATCGTTCTATCGCGcggaaatatttatcgtttgCTGAACGGTGACTGGATGCTGTGTCAGAACGGATGCGTCAATTGCGAGCCGTGCGCGGTGCAAAAAAATCCTTTATTCACGTGGATACTGCGGAGGACCAAGCCGCCGTTAAATTTCAAGGCAACGCGACATTATTTCCAGCTGACGCTAATGCCGCAAGCGAACGGACACTTTTACGCCAGCAGCCTCTGGCCGAATTATTACAGTTACGTGACGCTGTGGCCGGAACAAGAGCCGGGTCGGACGGTGAAAACGGAAAGCAACATCGAGCCGAAAAATCTCCTGCCTGAAAATGGTTCTTCCGAGCTCAGTCAGCCTCGATTGCTGGATCAATGGCAGTCGAAAGAACGAGATTCGAACATCGACCGGCGCGAGATACTGCCCGACAATGACCGCGTCGCCGTTCAGGAAAACGCGAGCGCCGTGAGGACCGAGAAAGAAGAATCGACTGAGCGGAACCACGAGCCCGGGAATATGAGTCCTCGACAGCAATCCACGGAAAAAGGCGTCGAAAAAGCGAATCAATTGGAACCGAGGTTGATCCTGGGAACCGATCAAGAAGGTCAGAAGCATTTGATTCATGTGGTGCCGGCGGATTATCCGGCGGCCGCTACGTTTCGCGggatttctctttctccggACCGCCCGACGTCGCCGCGGCTCGTGGCCGGTCAAACGACACACTCGAACAACACGAACTCTGACAGGCAAACTTATCAACGGATATTTCGCAGAGTTTTCGACTCCTTGAACACGCACAGACGACTGATCGAGAATTTCCTCGAGTTATCAGCGGCCAACGCGAGCGACCGTGCACTATCGACCTCGGTAGACGACATGGAAGTCGCTGAATCTTTTTGGAATAACCGCGACGCTAATCGTAGAAATAGTTTCGATTCGTTTGATCTTAACGACGCGCTGCTCTCGTCCTTATATCCCGAAGATGTAAGTAAAGCGAGAAAATATCGGGAGTACGGGAACAAGTACGATCGCACGGAGCTGAATAATTCACGTATAGGAAATGAAACTGAGACGTCGCGTGGCCAATTACAAACGGgatctaattttaatccggAGGAACAATTACGAGGAATACGTATCAAGCCGTACttcatgaataataaatataatccaGCTGTAAATTCGTCggtatttttagaaaaattgaataattactCAGTCGATACTATTCAGAAATCTGGTATTAATAATGGCCTCGTTACGCATTCCGTGAGGCAAATTGATCTTAATGACGAATTTATTGGGCATGCAAATAACGATACCGTGGAATCGCGCTCGACGGCAGCAAAACGCGAGAACGGACAACTGTTCGGATTAGCAAACCAGCGAAGTGGCGATGCTAATCGAAAATTCAAGGCTCCGTTCCATGCTTTCAGAGCAATCGTTACTACCAAGTCGCCAGTAATTCGAAGCGAGCACGAAACTTTAAATCGCACTGCAGTATTACAAATAACTACTCGAAAGACATTCCCGTTAATAGTTCGTAATCAGTAG